One window from the genome of Paenibacillus azoreducens encodes:
- the murC gene encoding UDP-N-acetylmuramate--L-alanine ligase, whose amino-acid sequence MLNSEHVHFIGIGGYGMSAIARVMLEMGYKVTGSDVASQELTEKLAAKGAKIYIGHTAEQVHGADLVVYSTALSKDNVERVEAEHLNIPILHRSQMLARLLNERKGVAVAGAHGKTTTSSMIALVMEECGVDPTYIIGGEIMNVGTNAKAGKGEFVVAEADESDGSFLQYHPWIGVVTNIEADHLENYDGDFGKLKKAYVQFLNQIREDGTAVVCADDANIRSIIPGIHCQVVTYGIEADAEYTADEIVLGDRHVTFTMKHNNVPLGTVELPVPGRHNVSNAMATIISCLKAGIPFEQIAKAISKFHGAKRRFQVLGEKNDILIIDDYAHHPTEIEATIQAAKATGKRIVAVFQPQRYTRTFFLLDAFSRAFGEADEVIITDIYSPTGEKQIEGVSSSKLVELIVKNSNASARYLPTKEDVLNDLQQKLEPGTLVITMGAGDIWKVGYQLAKEL is encoded by the coding sequence CTGTTGAATTCTGAACATGTTCATTTTATCGGTATTGGTGGCTACGGGATGAGCGCCATTGCACGGGTTATGCTTGAAATGGGATACAAGGTCACAGGTTCGGATGTGGCTTCCCAGGAATTAACGGAAAAGTTGGCTGCCAAAGGCGCCAAAATTTATATCGGACATACGGCCGAACAGGTGCATGGAGCGGATTTGGTCGTGTACTCGACAGCTTTGTCCAAGGATAATGTGGAGCGGGTGGAAGCGGAACACCTTAACATTCCGATTCTGCACCGTTCACAGATGCTGGCAAGATTGTTGAACGAAAGAAAAGGCGTGGCCGTTGCCGGAGCGCACGGCAAAACGACGACGTCCTCCATGATCGCATTGGTCATGGAGGAATGCGGAGTTGACCCGACGTATATCATCGGCGGGGAGATTATGAATGTGGGCACGAATGCCAAGGCCGGCAAAGGCGAATTCGTCGTAGCCGAAGCCGATGAAAGCGATGGCTCGTTCTTGCAGTACCATCCTTGGATCGGCGTTGTGACCAATATCGAAGCCGATCACCTGGAAAATTACGACGGGGATTTTGGAAAACTGAAGAAAGCGTATGTTCAGTTTCTGAATCAGATCCGTGAGGATGGAACAGCAGTTGTATGTGCGGATGATGCCAATATCCGCTCGATCATTCCGGGCATTCACTGCCAGGTGGTCACATACGGCATTGAAGCCGATGCGGAATATACGGCCGATGAAATTGTTCTCGGCGACCGTCATGTCACCTTCACGATGAAGCATAATAATGTTCCCCTCGGAACTGTTGAGCTTCCTGTGCCGGGACGACATAATGTATCCAATGCGATGGCTACCATCATTTCATGCCTTAAAGCAGGCATTCCGTTTGAGCAAATCGCCAAAGCGATTTCCAAGTTTCATGGGGCCAAGCGCCGCTTTCAGGTGCTCGGCGAGAAGAACGATATTCTCATTATCGACGACTACGCCCATCATCCGACGGAGATCGAAGCAACGATTCAAGCAGCCAAAGCGACGGGCAAACGCATTGTTGCCGTATTCCAGCCGCAGCGGTATACCCGCACTTTCTTCTTGCTGGATGCCTTCAGCCGCGCGTTTGGCGAAGCGGATGAAGTAATCATCACGGATATCTATTCGCCGACAGGCGAGAAGCAGATCGAGGGCGTAAGTTCTTCCAAGCTGGTAGAGTTGATCGTTAAGAACAGCAACGCCAGCGCCAGATATCTTCCGACGAAGGAAGATGTGCTGAACGATCTGCAGCAAAAACTCGAGCCGGGTACTTTGGTGATTACGATGGGAGCCGGGGACATTTGGAAGGTCGGCTACCAACTGGCGAAGGAGCTATAG
- a CDS encoding SPOR domain-containing protein: protein MNKARMTFRFNEDSARQVEVVQEEHKTAPIMSDEGTRGFQRLEHKDSCLDSRGDLARDGGNDAWNHRHEMPSAIQIRSESSDPGAEPLNQDVTLNEILPKQQTGRMEEENRREDGEEYWRYDNGVSDQGEPWRNIADMVYPQLGDVTYRPRRPVSLWKIIGTVTGAVVTGALFGLVLLSFFKDGTGASLLPVKPGAENPAAIQKATVDKAAPVAVQIQGQSYYVLQYGVFSSKERVAQAKKELQQYGIAAESDPDQENRVYAGISPDREQAKLLSSQLKAARGMDLYVREISLPAANELKFGGEAKVVNQYFAVSSEFVSTLCKLSVTLLGQEKPAALTSDQTAAVTDLHSRWMEAIKSLQTGLGADGEKLALQLEQTMNSAISAVTEYNRNASKGLLWEVQSSMMKYVMQQKELISVLEKA from the coding sequence GTGAATAAAGCGAGAATGACTTTTCGTTTTAATGAGGATAGCGCCCGTCAGGTTGAAGTTGTGCAGGAGGAACATAAAACCGCTCCGATAATGTCCGATGAGGGAACAAGAGGATTTCAAAGGCTGGAGCATAAGGACAGCTGCTTAGATTCCCGCGGGGACCTTGCACGGGATGGGGGAAATGATGCCTGGAATCACCGGCATGAGATGCCAAGCGCGATACAGATCCGGTCAGAATCCTCGGATCCGGGCGCTGAGCCTTTGAACCAGGATGTTACATTAAACGAGATATTGCCCAAGCAGCAGACAGGCCGGATGGAAGAGGAAAACAGGCGGGAGGACGGGGAAGAGTACTGGCGGTACGACAACGGAGTCTCGGATCAGGGAGAGCCTTGGCGAAATATTGCGGATATGGTGTATCCGCAGCTTGGAGACGTGACCTACCGTCCGAGACGTCCCGTCTCACTGTGGAAGATCATTGGAACCGTCACTGGCGCCGTGGTGACGGGAGCGTTGTTCGGGCTGGTTTTGCTCTCCTTCTTCAAGGACGGCACAGGAGCTTCTTTGTTACCGGTAAAGCCCGGCGCGGAAAACCCGGCTGCGATCCAGAAGGCAACAGTCGACAAGGCGGCGCCTGTTGCCGTGCAAATCCAGGGACAGTCGTATTATGTGCTTCAATATGGCGTATTTAGCAGCAAAGAGCGGGTCGCTCAGGCTAAAAAGGAGCTCCAGCAGTACGGTATAGCCGCAGAAAGCGATCCGGATCAGGAAAACAGGGTGTATGCCGGCATCTCGCCTGACCGCGAGCAGGCCAAACTTCTCAGCAGCCAACTGAAGGCCGCCAGGGGAATGGATCTGTACGTCAGGGAAATTTCGTTGCCTGCGGCAAACGAATTGAAATTTGGCGGGGAAGCGAAGGTCGTTAACCAATATTTTGCTGTGAGCTCCGAGTTTGTTTCAACGCTTTGCAAACTTTCCGTCACGCTGCTTGGGCAGGAGAAACCGGCTGCTCTGACTTCGGATCAGACGGCAGCGGTCACCGATCTCCACAGCCGCTGGATGGAAGCGATAAAATCGCTTCAGACCGGGCTTGGGGCGGATGGGGAGAAGCTTGCCTTGCAGCTTGAGCAAACGATGAACAGCGCAATTTCCGCGGTAACGGAATACAATCGGAACGCATCCAAGGGACTGCTGTGGGAAGTTCAATCCAGTATGATGAAATATGTCATGCAGCAAAAAGAATTAATTAGTGTACTGGAAAAAGCATAG
- a CDS encoding DUF4321 domain-containing protein, translating to MKKNVGILLLFLLLGWLAGAWIAKALEPVQALSFLTASTMIKWSPQANLDIISYNITIQMKLSLLSLIGVIISVWLYRRL from the coding sequence ATGAAGAAGAACGTAGGAATACTGCTCTTATTTTTGCTGCTTGGCTGGCTGGCAGGAGCCTGGATCGCAAAGGCCCTGGAACCTGTTCAAGCCCTTTCTTTTCTGACCGCATCAACGATGATTAAGTGGTCACCACAAGCTAATTTGGACATTATCAGCTACAATATCACCATTCAAATGAAATTGAGCCTGCTTAGTTTGATCGGCGTCATTATCTCCGTGTGGCTGTATCGCAGGCTGTAA
- a CDS encoding Maf family protein: protein MKSNTSRRIVLASTSPRRQELIASLHIPYEIHPSHVDEHTPKEWSPEHIVEELSLRKAQAVYAEIADPGEDAVVVGSDTIVVLGDEVLGKPADDEDAFRMLKSLQGRTHQVYTGIACIDAANGQTQVRHRMTLVTMKELSDAQIKAYIKSGEPSDKAGDYDTTMHLGDIGQYRVLSQSPSGQPEVIVGHTVSKVTFRPMSDAEIEAYVKTGEPLDKAGSYGAQGLGAVFIEKIEGDFFSIMGLPLNLLYQMLLKFGISPFQEK from the coding sequence TTGAAATCAAACACTTCGCGCCGTATAGTACTTGCGTCGACCTCACCCAGAAGGCAGGAACTGATTGCTTCTCTACATATACCGTATGAGATTCATCCAAGTCATGTAGATGAACATACTCCTAAGGAGTGGTCTCCTGAACATATTGTAGAAGAGCTTTCGCTTCGCAAAGCGCAGGCTGTATATGCCGAGATTGCTGATCCAGGGGAGGATGCTGTCGTTGTCGGCAGCGATACCATCGTTGTCCTGGGGGATGAGGTACTTGGCAAACCTGCGGATGATGAAGACGCCTTTCGGATGCTGAAATCATTACAGGGCAGAACCCATCAGGTATACACGGGGATCGCCTGTATCGATGCGGCAAACGGACAAACGCAGGTTCGCCACCGCATGACCCTGGTCACGATGAAAGAACTATCGGATGCCCAGATTAAGGCTTATATCAAGAGCGGCGAGCCGAGCGACAAGGCAGGGGACTACGACACCACAATGCACCTTGGAGACATTGGTCAGTATCGTGTATTATCTCAGTCGCCAAGCGGACAGCCAGAGGTAATTGTGGGACATACTGTCAGTAAAGTAACGTTTAGACCTATGAGTGACGCGGAAATCGAAGCTTATGTAAAAACTGGTGAGCCACTCGATAAGGCAGGAAGTTACGGGGCACAGGGGTTGGGCGCTGTTTTTATTGAAAAAATTGAGGGTGATTTTTTCAGTATAATGGGGCTACCCTTAAACCTGTTGTACCAAATGCTCCTGAAATTTGGTATTAGTCCATTTCAAGAAAAATAG
- a CDS encoding stalk domain-containing protein, whose amino-acid sequence MPPYVNEDTKIYSSTVYTKGSSKRTFSFVIKGMIISAAFLAGIASGGISALAAPTPSIPPTIAAQQVQVNFEDEATLIANLNMAVKAIKEEGWTIERLTKIMDQLTLIEDRLFEGNIFKGKGKLRSPLKTALAETEKVFTAHGADGLSTLRENDAPERLYRMQEMLGMKSNRNNVNLAPVGQKNEVKIASTVKDEVTVYIDGVKQNFPQSAIVKNGNTLVPLRGVFEALKAEVKWDQPTQTATATKGNTTIKLTIGQSTAYVNGKAVQLSAKGEVINGATMVPLRFVSEALGGEVKWDSKTMTAYIESAKASDSGKQQAVDGISVKHGKHTYASRNQSEYDQVMKIVENAIKGYDESGFGGVYQKYYYEYLDGARWSGDKSDRSDRNRGLYAAENSIGDLIKAGVSKEEIVKVDTIASIAYDLLRGVPDPKDGSPRSAYDALARSPRMTDCDSDSQVFSAVFDAMGYNTMIGSSPNHAQVYVEIDGNWYSIISGSFSNAGTSTDISKFLKENPDRGIHTQPTFGAVISR is encoded by the coding sequence ATGCCACCTTATGTAAATGAGGATACCAAGATCTACTCATCGACCGTATACACTAAGGGCAGCTCTAAACGGACTTTCAGTTTTGTCATCAAAGGTATGATAATAAGCGCAGCATTTCTTGCTGGTATAGCTTCAGGGGGGATTTCGGCTCTTGCAGCACCGACTCCCTCCATCCCTCCAACCATCGCCGCGCAACAAGTCCAAGTCAATTTCGAAGATGAGGCGACATTAATAGCCAATCTCAACATGGCGGTTAAAGCGATTAAGGAAGAGGGATGGACGATAGAGAGATTGACCAAGATCATGGATCAATTAACCTTGATTGAGGACAGGTTATTTGAAGGGAATATTTTCAAGGGCAAAGGGAAGTTGAGAAGCCCTCTGAAAACTGCTCTTGCCGAAACTGAAAAAGTGTTTACGGCTCATGGAGCTGATGGATTGTCTACCCTTCGCGAGAATGATGCTCCTGAAAGATTGTATCGAATGCAGGAAATGCTTGGAATGAAGTCCAACCGGAATAATGTTAATTTAGCGCCAGTTGGTCAAAAGAACGAGGTAAAGATCGCTTCAACAGTCAAGGACGAGGTAACAGTCTACATCGATGGTGTTAAGCAAAACTTCCCGCAGTCAGCAATCGTAAAGAATGGAAATACTCTTGTTCCCTTGAGAGGGGTATTTGAAGCGTTAAAAGCGGAAGTAAAATGGGATCAGCCAACTCAAACAGCTACAGCAACTAAAGGAAACACGACCATTAAACTCACGATTGGGCAATCAACAGCTTATGTTAATGGTAAAGCAGTACAACTGTCAGCTAAAGGTGAAGTCATTAATGGAGCGACAATGGTTCCACTTCGCTTTGTTAGCGAAGCCCTTGGGGGAGAAGTTAAATGGGACTCGAAAACAATGACAGCTTATATTGAAAGTGCAAAAGCATCTGATTCGGGTAAGCAACAGGCAGTTGACGGTATTTCTGTAAAGCACGGTAAACACACATACGCTAGTCGAAACCAGAGTGAGTACGATCAAGTAATGAAAATTGTTGAGAATGCGATAAAAGGTTATGACGAATCTGGTTTTGGAGGTGTATATCAGAAGTACTATTACGAATACCTCGATGGAGCTAGATGGTCAGGCGATAAATCGGATCGATCCGACCGAAATCGTGGCTTGTATGCTGCAGAGAATTCAATTGGCGATTTAATAAAGGCTGGAGTCAGTAAAGAAGAGATCGTAAAGGTCGACACAATAGCTTCGATAGCCTATGACTTATTACGAGGGGTACCAGACCCTAAAGATGGCTCTCCGAGATCCGCTTACGACGCCCTTGCACGTTCCCCTCGCATGACAGATTGCGATTCTGACAGTCAGGTGTTTTCAGCAGTATTTGACGCGATGGGCTATAACACGATGATTGGCTCCAGTCCAAATCATGCTCAGGTGTACGTTGAGATAGACGGTAATTGGTATTCAATCATATCTGGCTCGTTTTCTAACGCAGGAACTAGTACTGATATTTCAAAATTCCTGAAAGAAAACCCAGATAGGGGAATCCATACTCAGCCGACTTTCGGAGCTGTGATAAGCAGATAA